One region of Solea senegalensis isolate Sse05_10M linkage group LG14, IFAPA_SoseM_1, whole genome shotgun sequence genomic DNA includes:
- the si:ch73-389b16.1 gene encoding uncharacterized protein si:ch73-389b16.1, producing MSRYNSDLTQREQELLKIRRDSNTKAAELVKMEKMLQQTKDLLDKKTETSSEKMDCQENMVEDLEEKVRSSRRYRRNSLHHTQMLESQMKTVKGELVGTLDHLQELRNILHRSQQKAEERKAVMEKLAAGHR from the exons ATGAGTCGGTATAACAGCGATCTGAcgcagagggaacaggagctgctAAAGATTCGCAGAGACAGCAACACTAAAGCTGCTGAACTGGtcaaaatggagaaaatgcTGCAGCAGACCAAAGACCTGTTGGACAAGAAGACAGAGACAAGTTCAGAGAAAATGGACTGCCAGGAGAACATGG TTGAAGATCTGGAGGAGAAAGTGCGGTCCTCCCGGCGATACAGGAGAAACTCCCTCCATCACACGCAGATGCTGGAGAGCCAGATGAAGACAGTGAAAGGCGAGTTGGTGGGAACACTGGACCATCTCCAGGAGCTGAGGAACATCTTGCACCGCTCACAGCAGAAGGCTGAAGAGCGCAAAGCGGTGATGGAGAAGCTGGCGGCCGGGCACAGGTGA